tcccataaagtcgcatttataatccgatttcacttaaattttacacagtgacttatgctaagcatttcgacatccgtttagtacatgattaaaatcggtttaattttagatatagctacttaaaagaccaatattttgttatacgcagttgaaaaatgacttgtacttataagtatttggtccaaatcggaacatatttcgatatagctgctatggggcataaggtatgcatttttcaccggattttgacgaaaggtgttttacatatatacccgaggtggtgggtatccaaagttcggcccggccgaacttaacgcctttttacttgttaaaatataTAGAAGGGACTAATGTATCTCATTATTCCTTATTTAAAAGCAAGAGGTAAAATTAGGAGATTGTTCTATCTCAAGATATATTTTGAGTTCATACTCGGCTACAACAAAAAGATCCTGTATCAATGAGCTAAGAATTTGAATCCGAATGCACTCATAGACATGAGAAAAGTATTTCCTGTGTTTTTTAGAGGATTTCCGTGGCTGATGTACACGCATATTATACACGCGAGGACCGACCCAAAAAATGGTACCTTTTGGCTCCAAAAATTACCTTTTTAACTTAGTTTCAATACCAATTATCATCCCTGGTCTAAACCAATGGTGGGCAAATACACACATGCCATTGCACATTATTGTAAAGCGCACTAGAACATAAGCCCAGGAGCTTAGAAGAATTGTGCACATGTTTTAGTGACTCCACCACTGGTCTAAATGCAATCAAAGCGTCAAGAGTCAGCGTCAAGTTGTATTGCATGCATTGTTTATGGGaaagcaaacaaataaaaaagcgttggatacccacctcctcgggtatataaataACCCACCTTTCGTCggaattcggtgaaaattgcataatttatgtccccatagcagctttatcgaaatatggtccgatttggaccaaattcgacacgggtATTGAGAGATTTGATaattataagtcactgttcaattttgtagaacaaaatattggtctttttggtagccatataaaaaatatagactgatctgaaccatatacgacatggatgtcgaaaagcgtaacataagacactgtgtcaaatttgagcgaaatcggattatatatcgtccttttatgggcccaaaaccttaaatcgacagatcggtctatatgacagctatatccaaatctggaccgatctgggtcaaaatgcagaaagttgtcgaagagcgtaacacaacacactgtcccaaatttcgacgacatcggacaatgaatgcgccttttatgggcccaaaaccttaaatcgagagatcggtcaatatggcacctatatccaaatctggactgatctgagccaaattgaagagggatttcgaaggccctaacacaactgactgtctaaaatttcggcaaaatcggacaataaatgcgatttttatgtgACCAAGACCAAATctgaaaccgatctgggccaaattgaagatgaatgtcgGTTGgtctaacgtaactcactgtcccaaatgtcagcaaaatcggataataaatgtgtcttttatgggcataagaccctaaatcggcggattgggctatatgaagatacagttcgatatagcccatattcgaacttaacctggacaaaaaaagaatctgtgcaaagtttcaactcaatatctttatttttaaagactgtagcgtgatttcaacagacagacggacgaacatggctacatcgtcttagatttttacgctgatcaagaatatatatatttcaaagggtcggaaacggatatttcgatgaaacggaatgacaaaatgaatatacccccattctccggtggtgggtataaatagaaCCTTCTATTCTATTTTGGCAGCGTCGCTCTCGTTATTATCTTCTCTCAGCTCATTTCTGTCCGAAAAtgttgccacattttcatgaaaattcatTACGTTGCCAACAATGTTCagagaatttaattaaaaatatggtAACCATACATGAAAAACGTAcatgtttacaaaattgaacatgtTTGTAtcctaaatttataaaaaaatatacaatattttttaaGTGACAAAATTGCAATATAGTTAAATAACATCTTTACCACCAGTCTCGCTGCTTCTCTTTCATCCCTCAAATTAGACCAGTTATGCCCAGCctttacggtagcgttgatggcaaCACACATGAACTCTTACGCACGTTGTTTTTATCGTTGTCGAATGAACATGATTAGGAGTCGTTAATGTATCGTtgttctgtttttataccctccaccaaaggatggggggtatactaatttcgtcattctgtttgtaactactcgaaatattcatctgtccgtctgtctgtcgaaagcacgctaacttacgaaggagtaaagctatccgcttgaaattttgcacaaatacttcttattagtgtaggtcggttggtattgtaaatgggcaatatcggtccatgttttgggtcttgacttcttgagcctctagtgtgcgcaattcttatccgaatgggatgaaattttgcacgacttgttttgttatgatatccaataactgtgccatgtatggtttaaatcggtccataacttgatatagctgccatataaaccgatcttgggtcttaacttcttgagcctctagagtgcgcaattcttatcggattggaatgaaattttgctatgatatccaacaacttcggcaagtatggttcaaatcggtttataatcagatatagctgtcatataaacagatctggggacttgacttctttgagcttctagagggcacaattcctatccgatttggctgaaattttgcaagacgtattttattcttactttcaacaactatgtcaaataagatttaaagcggttcataacctgatatagctgccaaataaatcgatctgggatcttgacttcttgtggctctagaggtcgcaattattatccaatttgcctgaaattttgtacgacggatatcTCTCAgcatacgcgtttattatggtctgaatcgttctttagcccgatacagctctcatataaatcgatctctctattttcttcttgagcccaaaaaagggcgcaattcttattcgaattggctgatattttacacaggtctccaacatataatttaattgtggtccaaaccggaccagatcttgatatcgctctaatagcagagcaaatctattcttatatcctttttttgcctaagaagagatgacgggaaaagaactcgacaaatgcgatccatggtggagggtatataagattcggcgcggccgaacttagcacgcttttacttgttatttttacaaCAATAGATAAAACgctttaaatatataaaaaaactatttaaaattcCGTATGTTTACTTTTGCAAAACATTCATCATTCAGTCCAAAAAATGCTATTGAGTgaatgaacaagtaagagcgttctaagttcggccggaccgaatcttatataccctccaccatggatcccatttgtcgaactCTTTGccacggtatttctttttaagcaaacaaaagataatagaaaataattgcaatgttattggaacaatatcaagttatttcGAACCATAGTTGAACTGAATATaagagaccatagtggaagtcattgtgtaaaatttcacccaaatcaagTAAGAATTGCGGGCTGAAGaactaaaatagggagatcggtttatagaggagcAGTAttaggatataaaccgattcatgccatattcgacacgtatgttaaaggtcatgagagaagctgtgtacaaaattttagccaaatgtgataatatttgcgcccttaagaggctcaagaagtcaagatcccatatcggtttatatggtagctatatcagtaccgatttagactattcttagcacagttattgaaagttataacaaaacacctcatgcaaaatgtcggctaaatcggataataattgcgccctctattggctcaagaagtcaagatcccagatcggtttatatggcagctatatcatgttatcgaccgatttgaaccattcttaatacagttgttggaagtcatagcaaaacacctcatgcaaaatttcagccaaatcagataataattgcgtcctctagtggctcaaggagctaaggccccagatcggtttatatggcagctacatcaggttatggaccgatttgacttattcttaacacagttgttggaagtcataacaaaacacgtcgatcaaaatgtcagccaaatcgcataggaattctgcactctagacgctcaagaaatcaagaccccaagaTAGGttcatgtgacagctatatcaggttatattccgATGTCAACCATGTCAACCATGGTTGACATcggaatataacctgatatagctgtcacatgaaCCTAtcttggggtcttgatttcttgagcgtctagagtgcagAATGGTTGacatcgcacagttgttggaagtcataataaaacacttcatgcaaaaattcagccaaatcggataagaattgtgcccactagcggctcaacaagtcaagatcccagatcggtttatatggcaactatatcaaacagtggaccgatatagccaattagcaatcccaaacgacctacactaacaagaagtatttgtgaaaaatttcaggcggctagctttactctttcgaaagttagcgtgatttcgacagacagacggatggatatggctagttcgactttaaatgccatgacgatcaagaatatatatattgtactttatggggtcttagacgaatatttcgaggagttacaaacagaatgacgaaattagtatacccccatcctatggtggagggtataaagatacCTAAAAAGAGAGTATTTCACATATACAGTCACATTTTCTTTTCGCATCGCTGATATATACGAACATCGctgatatgttcgtccgattttgggtaacttgcaataatgttgtcatttgtcaaccgtagttattgcgATTCTATTTgacatctgaaaacatccgcagaggtccatcaaaattggttcaagatttgatatagctcccactttgtacatatagggtaggtataaggtattataaagtcagcaCTGCCTGACTTTtatctttccttactggttttataattttattgacAGCACATCCGAATAGAACAgtaagtcagtactaggcttaagacACCATCGTATTTTATAAGGGTTGCCTCttatattttgggattggacaacccttgtgttgtaaTCTGCCAActaacagctctatcgtaaaggttgacatttttgaggctaTGCGTACtcggaacgttttgacatacgagcgttttttgtgttgtttacagtaacttaaaatattcatctcgcccaaaaaatggaattaaatcgtgtaCATTTAAGTGCgactattttttacaactttcgacgtggattaaatcaacaacagtgcatcgattatcttaattaaatttttggcgttaaagctccatcaaggaccagcgTTTATctatggtatggtgaattcaaccgaggtcgaagttcactccaagacgaatttcatgaaggtcgtccaaagtaagttgttgttccaaaaaccattgatggatgatattgcaagatcgtaatgtgacctatcgtgagattgagacattCTTAGGCATTAGttggaccagcatacattcaatattgcatgaacatttgaccgttgttgttcgcgttggatcccacataaTTCgttaatcgctcaaaaaaaggctcgtgtcgattgctCGAAAGAAATGTTCCAAAAATGCGATCACGGTGCTTTGAAACACGTCAATGACAACGTGGCAGATGataaatcgtggatttacgcgtatgagcccaAAGAAAAAACAGCAGTCAACTGAGTGGttctttcaagatgagccaaaaccagcaaaagttgctcgcgcacgaagGACTTGCAAGCAAATGATTGtctgttttttcggaaaaactagacatgtcgcaatcgtaccactagaacagttaattctgagtggtacacaaacCTTTGTTTGCTAGTTGTCTTCCatgaaatcaggaaaaccaaccgccgtagacggatcactcttcaccatgAAAATGCGAGCTCTCATACATCGgctatataaaaggcaaccctctaCACCTTCTCACCACACGCTTGCTACAGTTGTACCCCTGTACATTGTACATGGAGTACAACATGTAGTAGTATCAGTGTACCCAGATGTGATTAGTTATATAGTTTTGGCTTAGGCCTCCCATTCGCGCCTTCCGTTGGAGCTCTGCTGTAAAAGAAGTCcattatcattgaccttaaacttgaatagaacATCCTTGTGGACATCCTTGGAATGTTCAAGGTCAAATTTGcacttgcaatatttctttcgTGTGCACCCTCATGATCGCCCAGAAACACTAAATAGGTATAGAACTTTGGGGTCAACTTATCAGGGGGGACCGCCCAACCCAAAACcctcccaaacggacatgtttatcgactggagttgagtacgaatttAAGATGCGCCCCATCCCCTAAAAACTACCAATCTGGACATAATAATTGGAGCAATATGAAATCTGGTAAGAATATTTCGGAAAAAGTTTCTGGGGCCGCCCCACCGCCAAAACAACAGGATATGTATGCCAACGCTAATAGGACATTTAGATCGAGCCACTacgggacttaaatgaaaggtcgttGACAGTAGAGTACGAGTTTGGGTCATGTCCTACCTTTCTACAGGACATGTTGATATAAGACAATAAGGGACTCCCACATCACATCTTTGAGAGGAGAGTAAACATTTAATATTATAATTTGAGTTCTAACGGCTGGGGCACACGCCCCCACCACCCCAAGAACAATAACACCAAAcggtcatatagaccaacctaGAAGTCTcgtattgtactcaaatgagaggtatatgTGAGAGAAGtaagattgattgattgatattAGGCTACATATTTTCCACATATTTTTCTCATATTACCCGATTCTCATTTATAAAGATCTGATAGGAGTATTTATGGACTAATCGTCTCAAAATGCAGGGTATCGCTCTTTGTGTGTTAAATAAACCCCTAAGAAAATAATTCATAGAAAAGTAAAACCAAACCAGGAAGTTATAGAACAATACTATGATACTGATGGCAAGCCCTCGCCTCGCCATGCTAAGAAACGTCTACAAATGGAGTGTTGTCTGCGATCAACTCTATTTCTTGTCAGGCAAATTCTTTTCAGTAAAGTTGCTATTACACGATATATGCGCCACTTTCTGTATCTAGAAGACTATACTTATGTACGTCAGATACGAATTGATCGGGCTTtaatcggcatgtattctcatatgttatgtatttttttatactaaccaccataggatgagggatatactagtctagtcattccgtttgtaacacctcgaaatattgatatgcgaccccacaaagtatatatatacttgatcgtcttcacattctaagtcgatttagccatatcggtctatccgtccatctgtggaaatcaagatagcggtcgaacgcgtagagctagctgaacgaaattttgaacagatacttcttattgatgtatgtcgttgggaATTCTCATATCGGATTAGATTTTGGATATAGTGGTACTTCGCCTTATAAAGTGGTACTTCGACTTAACTTTTTAAGTCCTAGAAGCAGCAGTTAATACCTTCACTAAtacaaagtatttgtgtaaaattgcaagCACCTgactttactcattcgaaagttaccgacatacagacagacggacggacattgctaaattgtCTTAAAATGTTACAACCTTTTCTTTAACGGTTATTATAAAACTGCAACTCACAACTTCTTGCAATATACATtgatatatataattttatttacaattttactcaaaataaaagcatttaaaataatttccaGTGTGACTGACGTGATTCATTAAGACCCCAATTTAAAAACACATTTGCAGGCAGCAGTTACGAGGATGTCCGATAGTCGAATTCAGAAGGGAATGAATTTAAATGCTTCTGCCAAAGCGCATGTGTCCGTAGTCATCGAACTGTTCCTCTCCGCCACGTTTGCCGAATCGCATGTGCCCATAATCATCGAAACGCTTGTTCCTATCGTCGTCCTCATATTCCAGCAGGAAGTCCACCAAATCCATGTTGGCAGAAGTTTTGCCATGAGCCTTGGGCTGGTATTCTCTGGGACCGAATAGCAAGGAGTGAAGACTTCTTTTTGCTGCATAGTATCCGGGTGAACCAGGAGTGTTTAATTGGTTGTTGGTTTTTCCAAAGTTACCCGATAGGCCATCGTGAATCTCATTCTTAGTGTTGTCCACATTTCTTGCCAAAGTCATGGGTATCCAAAATAAGCAGAAGGCGGCATATGCAAAGAAAACCATTGAGAGACGAATTCGGTGTTGCTGGTACATGTTCTCGTGGTATTCGATTCGAATGTAAGACAATGACTGCCGTGCTATCCTGTTGCATTCTGTGGTTTTTATAGTCCTTCACGATTCCAATTTGCCTTAACGGTTTTCATATTCCTATCAAGTTCCCTCTGCGTGTAAATCTTCTACAGGTAATTGAATTACCGCCCATGATGCTTACCAGGGTTGCGTGGGATGTGAGACTTCTATAATTGACAGGTGATTTATGTCAGAATCTATAATTTTTCACATTGTGAACATAATGCAAGTTTACTCACTTCCTCTCCAATCAAATTGTTAATTCGGCCATATGGCCTCTTTGCGTTTTGCGTCTGCGAGAGTTAAGGAAActttaaaaaatactttctaATATGAACCACATCAGTGAAACCAAAGCCAGCAATGGGATTTTCCCAAATAGCAGACAACAAATTCGCCTAAAAAAGCCTAATGTCCTGAATAAAACCACCGAGTGGTACATGACCTCAATACTCAGCTGTAACAGGCACAAGAGTATGCGGTTTTGTCATTGTTGTCTATGGAACACTTTTTAACCATGCTCCAGCATAGCACCTTCAATGTTGAAAAACaggaatttttcaattttgggtTAGTGAcgaaaaatgtgttttatatggcTAGTCGACGGAATCTCCAGCTTATAAGCAAAAAATAACACACTGTCTGCAACTGCATTTCAGGTTTCAGAATTGAAGGAAGTATGTGGatgtaaatgaaacaaaaatctAACACATTTTACTTATTATTCTTAATGAAATTCTTAGCAATTTTTGAACTCAAAAAAAGCAACGCACTTATCCGCTTTTGTATATTTTCAATCTAATGTACCTAATACCAGCTAAAAACGATAGCGTCTATATAAACCGTTAAGTTAATCGAATatagaaatttttccaaaaaagaaaTAGGGAGAAAAATCATGAATTTCTACaagcacacaaacaaaaaacatttataaGATTAGAGTAAGGTGGGCTCAGAGCACTATGGTCAAAACACCACTCCATTGctcaaaagtaaaaaatttagttttgacattcttttcgtttatttttgattaaaaaaatttgtcattccctttgctaCACATCGAACTACCTAttcccgaccctacaaagtagtTTGATCGTCTACGTTCCTGTGAAATATTGACCTTCGACCGTAttgtatttttgatcgtcgtgacatttaactcgacctagccatgcccgtccgtccctcAGTCCACCCCCCTGTCTGTGAAAACAACGATAGCgtcaatataaaccaatctccctattgttcttcttcaatttctagagtgcgcaattcatatccggtTTGGCTTAGATGTtggacaatgacttctcctgGAAACTCCAACAACCATGCGAAATATGGCATAACCTTATTTTAGAACCCCAGAACTCGTATATATAGCTGAGcgaagaaaaatttcagccaaatcggataatggggttcaagaagttaaatcggaagttcggattatgtgggagctatagcagcGGGGCCATACTTGTGGAAGTTGTTGAAACGTATaaccagccaaatcggctaataattacTCCCCTGAAGGCTCGAGAAATATAATCgtgaaaacggtttatatggaagctacatcaggttatagaccgatgcggaCAATACTtcacattttttctatattacattcaaatataactctgtgcaaaattgtagagATCTATGTTAACActaacttttttttgtccactgTCCAATGTGGTGCTAGAAGAGTTTGCCACTGATATGCATTTGTCGGTGGATATTGGGAAAACTGTGTCTAAGTCGAAAtcttttgggccataaaaagtttAGACTCCTTTAAATCACCAGGCCATAATGATGTATcactggttgaattacaagctgtgttcgATTGACTTGCTCCTTGGCTTCTGGCGATATATTCtattcttatcattgagcttaaacttgaatcggactgcactcattgatatgtgagaagtttgcccctgctccttagtggaatgttcatgcgcaaCTCACTTGCAATTTGCTTATCAGCAAGTCATATATACTTGTGGGATGAAGATATACAACGGACCTTTTCATTTCAAAGCAGGAAACCCTTACCATGCGAAGGCGAAATTTTTCGTCCtgtaaatgtaatttttttctctattaaTGCCATCTGTCGAAAACAAATGCATTGCTACGATATGCGATCATCAACTCAACATCATACAATGAGTGCTGAGCGACAACACCTTGCCATATGTTGCAATGCCGAAACAACCACAATGCCATTGACTGTTATCATAGCATCACGGCATACCTGCAATACATCAGCCAACGGtttaaattttaacaagtaaaaaggtgttaagttcggtcgggccgaactttttatacccaccgcctcgggtatatatgtaaaccacctttcgtcaaaatccggtgaaaaatacataccttttgccccatagcagctatgttccgatgtggaccaaatattaataagtaccagtcattgttcaattgtgtataacaaaatattggtcttttaagtagctatatttaaaaataaaccgatctgaaacatttacgacacggatgtcgaaaacctaACATAGATCAGTGAAATCGACTTAtactgcgtcttttatgggcccaaaaccttaaatcgagagatcggtctagatctgaactaatctgggccaaattgaagagggctatcgaaggtcctaacacaacccactgtcctaaattttagcaaaatgggataataaatgtggcttttatgtctatatgggggctatatcaagatatagcccatcttcgaacttaacctgcttatggacaaaaataaaaaaaaagaatctgtgcaaagtttcagctcaatatctctatttttatacccaccaccgaaggatgggggtatattcattttgtcattccgtttgcaatacatcgaaatatccatttgcgatcctataaaatatatatattcttgatcagcgtaaaaatctaagacgatctagacatgtccgtccgtctgtctgttgaaatcacgctacagtctttaaaaatagagatattgagctgaaattttgcacagattctttttttgtccataagcaggttaagttcgaagatgggctaactcggactttatcttgatatagcccccatatagaccgatccgtcgatttagggtcttaggcccataaaagccacatttattatacgattttgctaaaatttgggacagtgagttgtattaggcctttcgacaaccttcgtcaatttggctcagatcggtccagatttggatacagctgctatatagaccgaacctccgatttatggtgttaggtccataaaagccacatttactatccgatttggctgaaatttgggacagtgagttgtgttaagcccttcgacatctttcttcaatttggcccagatcggttcagatttggatatagctgtcatatagaccgattcttgatttaaggttttgggcccataaaatgctcatttattgtccgatgtcgccgaaatttgggacagtgagttaggttaagccccttgacatacttctgcaatatcgcacagatcggtccagatttagctatagccgccatatagaccgatatcaaggttttaggttttggggccataaaggaagcatttattgtccgatgtcgctgaaatttgagacagtgagattagttaggctcttcgacgtccttcttcaattttgcccagatcggtccagatttgaatatagctgccatatagaccgatctctcgatttaagtctttgtcccataaaaagcgcattttccgatttcactgaaattttacacagtgaggtggtaggtatccaaagttcggcccggccgaacttaacgcctttttacttgttaaagactgtagcgtaatttcaacagacagacggacatggaatgatcaaggaaaggcaaaagttgggcggagccgactttataataccctacaccacctggtcGACGTAGTACTTTTTTaaatgtagaacttatctcgaaatctagttagactttaatttggatacctattgaaatatcaaatagaaccttgtaagattttcctacgataggacaacaaatttggatttccacatccttaaaaggccaaatcggataaaagattatataggagttatattgGAACcagtgccaattttaatgacacatactgggacgttaaatagaacatctcacgacctatattgtagagatgtgaccaaaattgtggcttttactgccttaaaattccatatcggataaaatatgtacattcgagcaatatctaaatcaggaccgattttaatgaaattttgcgaaagtattggaacgtcaaatataacgtctcatgcaaaataagaccaaaattgtggtttctacaggctaaagtctATTTCAGATGAAGGATATATCGGGgaccatatctaaatctaaacagaattttatgaaattttgcacacgtattaagacgtcaaataaaacacctcgtactacatcttgttaagatcg
This Stomoxys calcitrans chromosome 2, idStoCalc2.1, whole genome shotgun sequence DNA region includes the following protein-coding sequences:
- the LOC106093564 gene encoding callisulfakinin, with product MYQQHRIRLSMVFFAYAAFCLFWIPMTLARNVDNTKNEIHDGLSGNFGKTNNQLNTPGSPGYYAAKRSLHSLLFGPREYQPKAHGKTSANMDLVDFLLEYEDDDRNKRFDDYGHMRFGKRGGEEQFDDYGHMRFGRSI